In one window of Candidatus Acidiferrales bacterium DNA:
- a CDS encoding helix-turn-helix domain-containing protein → KYSAKFGRPLRSPSKFLFERLCLHSWPGNIRELENYVKRYVLLGSEEVTEEILKEQEITGGSDELHGATLQHPHPAAFVPSLPATQPISLKKFSQQASQLAERFLILRTLKATRWNRKQAARLLQISYRALLYKIRDIQGGDHRRQPADATLATQD, encoded by the coding sequence AAATACTCCGCCAAGTTCGGCCGACCCCTGCGGTCTCCCTCCAAATTTCTTTTTGAACGGCTCTGTTTGCATAGCTGGCCCGGCAATATTCGTGAATTGGAAAACTACGTCAAACGTTACGTCCTGCTTGGTTCGGAAGAAGTCACGGAAGAGATTCTGAAGGAACAAGAGATAACCGGGGGATCGGACGAGCTGCATGGGGCAACTTTGCAGCACCCTCATCCGGCTGCTTTCGTGCCTTCGCTGCCCGCGACGCAACCCATCTCTCTGAAGAAGTTCAGTCAACAAGCCTCTCAGCTAGCAGAACGCTTTCTGATCCTGAGGACACTGAAAGCCACCCGTTGGAACCGCAAACAGGCAGCCCGGCTTCTTCAAATCAGCTATCGCGCTCTGCTTTACAAGATTCGTGACATCCAGGGAGGGGACCAC